CTTTTGGCAGCTCCAGTACCACAACTTTTTCTGCCTGGCCGGTTCTGAACAAAGCACGGCTCAGCGCTTCAATACCTTCTGGCGATGTCCGCTCAGACAGACCGATTAATACCGCACCGCGACCGATAACTAACACGTCACCGCCTTCAATGGTGGAATTATCGTAATTAACGCTTTCATTACCGAGGTAATAATTAAACTCTTGGCTAGCAAATAATGGATGCCAACGGTAAATCGCTTTTAAATTGTTTGATTCACGACGACGAACCGCTTTTGCCATTGGGTTAATTGATACGCCGTTATATATCCAGCATGATGTATCGCGGGTAAATAAGTGATTAGGTAAAGGCTTTAAAATAAAGTGTTCCCAATCGTAAGAATCAAATAAAGGCTTGAAATACTGATCTGGAATTTCTTTAAATGCCAAGCCACCAATTAAATATTTTGCAATCACATCCTGAGGTAATTCATTTAGCCAGGATTTAATGCTTGATGCCAAACTAGCACCGAGGCGGAAGTCACTCAGCTGTTGGTTGAACAACCACTCACGCGCTTCAGGAATTGCCAGGGTATCGCCCAGCAACTGGTTCAGATACAGCACGTTAACGCCTTGCTGCTCGAGGATGCCAGCAAATTGCTGATGTTCTTCAGCCGCCTTGGTAACAGACAGCACATCATCAAATAATAACTCGTGGCAATTTGAT
This region of Shewanella sp. NFH-SH190041 genomic DNA includes:
- a CDS encoding arginine deiminase; translated protein: MVKHYVGSEVGQLRSVLLHYDSLAFERLTPSNCHELLFDDVLSVTKAAEEHQQFAGILEQQGVNVLYLNQLLGDTLAIPEAREWLFNQQLSDFRLGASLASSIKSWLNELPQDVIAKYLIGGLAFKEIPDQYFKPLFDSYDWEHFILKPLPNHLFTRDTSCWIYNGVSINPMAKAVRRRESNNLKAIYRWHPLFASQEFNYYLGNESVNYDNSTIEGGDVLVIGRGAVLIGLSERTSPEGIEALSRALFRTGQAEKVVVLELPKDRACMHLDTVLTQLNVDVFSVYPAVINENTRAWTLTPGVGDGLQVKEERNYREAIMSALSLSDIKIITTGGDIYGQEREQWNDANNVLTIRPGVVIGYECNTLTNEKYTEAGIEVLSFAGEQLGRGRGGARCMSCPIERDGI